GTacgtttttttaaaattataacgCAGTGGAGCGTACCCAGCGACAAACAAAGAGGAGCCTTGTCAGCCAAGATTTCTCAAGACGTAAgataatattttattttcattgcATTGTTGAAATGTAAATTGATATGTTTTTTAATTGCATTTTCATAATTTTGCCGCCTTGTCAGTGACCTACATTAGTGATATGGTGTTGCATTTAGTGCACCTGTGCTGGATAGTGGATACAAAATTACATGTAGACTAAACTAACAATATTGAATgttgataaaaataaaataaaaatgtatatagcCTGTAATAGTAATGTTAGAATTAACTATTTATCTTTCCCAGTAGGCATAAGAAAGAAACTAAATACAATAGCCTATTACCTAATTTTGCCCATTAGGCTGGCAAGGCCGGATAGCCTGTTAAATAAAAATCATAAATGCACACAATTAAAAACGGGTAAGCTCCGAATTGAGTGTCAATGGTAGATAGATAACGCTCTATCGTGTTTTATTTTATGCTTGGCACATTATCTCAGATATTTTTAGGACTGCATGACCCAGTTTCTGGAATAGTCTCCATCGTTCGCACAGATGACATTCTGTCAAAAACGGAGATGTCATGTGTGAATCTATATTTACATGATTAAAGAATAACTGTCAAAATGGCTTGTAACTTCTCAAGCCCCATAGGCGTCAACCGCTCCGTTGAGGCTTTATGTCTACTTAATATGGTGAATTTTAACTGTAGCATACTACTGTATCTGTTGATATGATATACATTGGTGTCGTATTGAGGACGGGTGACGCTCTTAGTCAGTATGTGACCGTTCTACACGATATTATGACCTAATGGATAAGAACGATTTGTTCAATAGGataaacaaaaaatgtatagAGTAACTTGACACAGGGACCTTTATCCACCAATAGACTATCATCCTTAACCGATTTAAAATGGCATAACCTACTGACAGGATGGGGTCATTTCTTCCCTAAATGTTGATTTCATGCTACAGTAATGGCATTTTAACAACAGGATCTTGTCTGTTGTCCATTTTCACTATGTTCATTTTACATTGAATTGCTGTATAATTTTTAGTGTTTAACTGTGTTTAACCACAGACGTGTAGCCTTATTGTATAATAACGTTAGACTTTATTGTGTTATCATTTGGTTTAGGAAATTCACATTCACACCATTCACATTTTCTTTCAGATCTGTTTTGCAGTTGTAAACAGGTAGCCCATTACTGTAAATATAATGTTGAGGGTGCTTTAAAGCCTAAAAATAAGATGTTTTAAAATAGAATAAATGTGCCCTTGTTTGCACTCTTACGTTTGGGGAACCTATATTTATGTGGTCACAATTAACTTAGTAATGTTCAAAAAGTATTacgcatacagtaccagtcaaaagtttggacacacctgtatGCTACAGATAAAATTCaccagggtttttcattatttttgattattttctacattgtagataatagtgaagacatcaaaactatgaaataacacatggaatcattttagtaacaaatcaaaatatatttcagattcttcaaagtagccgccctttgtcttgatgaccgctttgcacactcttggcattctctcaaccagcttcatgaggaagtcacctggaatggatttcaattaacaggtgtgccttgttaagttactttgtggaatttctttccttaatgcgtttgtgcCAGTcagacaaggtaggggtggtatacagaagatagccctatttggtaaaataccaagtccatggcaagaacagctgaaataagcaaagagaaatgacagtccatcattacttaaaaacatgaaggccagtcaatctggaaaatttcaataactttgaacgtttcttcaagtgcagtcgcaaaaaccatcaagcactgacaaaactggttctcatgaggaccgccacaggaacggaagacccagagttccctctgctgcagaagttcatagttaccagcctcagaaattgcaggccaaattgCTTGACAGatttcaaataacagacacatctcaacatcaactgttcagaggagattgcatgaatcaggccttcatggtcgaattgctgcaaagaaaccactactaaaggacaccaataagaagagacttgcttgggccaagaaacatgagcaatggacattagaccagtggaaattcatcctttggtctgatgagtcgaaatgtgagatttttggatccaaccgccgtgtcttttgTGAGATTTAGAGTAGGTGACTAGATGATatccgtatgtgtggttcccaccgtgaagcatggatgaggaggtgtACTGGTgaaggggtgctttgctggtgacactgtctgtgattttatttaaaattcaaggcacacttaaccagcatggctatcacagcattctgcagcgatatgccatcccatctggtttgcgtttaagttggaatgcagagtgaaggaaaagcagccaacaagtgctcagcatatgtgggctccccttcaagactgttgtaaaagcattccaggtgaagcaggttgagagaataccaagagtttgcaaagctgtcatcaaggcaaagggtagttactttgaaggatctcaaaatatattttgatttggttaacactttttttggttactacatgattccatatgtgttatttcatagttttgatgtcttcactattattctacaatgtataaaaaataaagaaaaacccttgcatGAATAGGTgcgtccaaacatttgactgatactgtatatcacacAAACATTTCAAGATTAGATCAGATTATGAGGAATGCCAAATCAGGTCATGTTAACAAATGTGCGACTCAACATTATTGCATTCTAGACCTACAACTTGAAACGTTAGTGTTCTATGTTTTAAAACCTATCACCAGAAAGCTTATGTAACCTAGTTTGCTTCAGTTTACCAACAGGTTTAAATGAGCAACAAGGATTGACCTAAATCTGCATCTCAAGAAAAAACAACTTGATCCTGTGCCCATTTGTTCTTATGTAATGGCATAGACTTCTCTTAACCTGAACTCTGCTATGGGAGAAAGCCAGTCAAGACAAAACGTTCTCCTAACCATGGCATCTACAGTATAGGGGCCCTTTGGAATAAAGAAAAAATATCAGGTAGCCATTTGAAATTATAGAAACATAGTACTGGaatgaaatactgtatatgtgGGGACTAAGATTAGAGCAGTATGTATGTCTAATCTATTTTAAACTATGATCCCAAATCGCATTTTAATTTCCTATTTTACATTCAGGTAAAAATGCTGGTGAAATCAAACAGCGAGTATGACTCCTTCCTCTACtggagacagcccatctcagccCCGGACCTGTCCGAGCTGGAAGACCTGGGTGTGACCAACAGCAAGCCAACCAAGAAGAGCAAGAAGGCCACCAAGAAACAGAATGCTGCCTTAGCCAAGCCAAGGAAGCAGCAAGAGGCACAGGAGGCTGAATTGTCAGAGTACACCACCTTCAACTACTGGAGAGAGCCTATCCCCAGCATCGACCTCCTCGACTTCAACCTGCTTCTGTGAGAACCATCCCCATCTCAGCCTCCCAGTCATAAgaccctccctctcctcacaCGGACCCTATCTGGATAAACATGGATTTTGTTAAGTTTCTGGTCCCAAGAAGAAGTACTGAATCTGTATTAGTCTGTACAGTGCATTTTTGTTTAGGATCccgccctttaaaaaaaaaaacatttttgcctaaaattacataccccaGTCTAACTGCctgacctgaagcaaggatatgcatattcttgatgcCATTTGAAGggaaacactttaaagtttgtggaaatgtgaaattaatgtaggagaatataacacattagatctggtaaaagatggtacaaaaaaaaaaagcttttctctTTTTTgtatttgaaatgcaagagaaaggccataatgcattattccagcccaggcacaatttagattttggactctagatggcagcagtgcatgtgcaaagttttagactgatccaatgaacaatcgcatatctgttcaaaatgttgtatcaagactgccaaaATGTGCCTAATCAAGTttataattgtgcactctcctcaaacaatagcatggtattctttcactgtaatacctactgtaaattggacagtgcagttagattaacaagaattgaagcttttTGCCCATATCAGATATATCCATGTCCtggtatttttttgtttgttacttaCGACCTCATGCTAATCATATTAGCCTACTTAGCTCAACTAggagtggcagggtagcctagtggttagagcgttgcaagtccaattcccgagctgacaaagtacaaatctgtcgttctgcctctgaaaaggcagttaacccacagttcctaggccgtcattgaaaataagaatttgttcttaactgacttgcctagtaaaaaaaaaaaactgtcccgGGGGACTGATCCCGTAGAGGATAAACTCCAAATAATACTGAAAGGACATTCTAGGGAGTTCTGCTTAGGTTTTCTCCACATGAGGGCTACATGACTCGATCACTAATTTCAACAAACATAACTAACTAGAAATGACAATAAGGTGAGCCTTTAAATTATTATAAATAGTTAAATTGCACATTGACTGCAAGGCTCCTGTCTCACATTAAGGACTTACACATTCATAATTTGTGAGAGAACTTGAGTATGCTACATCACATTTTTTAACAAATGTAAAGTGCTGTCTCATTTTTAGCCTCACCTAAAACAGGCTTGAAGGGTAGTGCCAACCCGAGCCTTGGAGAGTGTCCACATGTTGTATTTATAAGTAGTTATTTTTAAGTAGTAGAAAGTAAAGCACCTCCACACAGAACAGATATTTTAGAAGCTCTTAGGGAGCCACAAGCATGACTGTCTTTTGCACTTTGTATTGATTTGTTTAGTGTCTGAAACAGACATTGGGTGGCTCAAACCCACCCAATTAATTAATTTAGTATGCTGCTTTTAGCCTACCATAAGTAGGCCTCAACAGAGTGCAATGACTGAGGATAAATGTTAGAGATTCCAATGCAGAGCTGATCAACTGTTTTCTTTACTTTCTGCATAGACTACTGTACCGTCTGAATGTCAAGGAAAGAATGGATTGAAATGTTTTAATGAAAGAAGGGAAAGGAATGTTTTTAATTGTGTCAGACTGATGTTACACATGGTCTTGAAAGTACGGTAGTACACACACATTTTGGATACTTTTAATCATAAAGCTAACTTGTGCAATGAGCAGTAGATTCCCAAATGTGACTCATCGTACTTGGTCTGACTTTTCTGAAATAAATGGAGATTAAGATATGCACAGGATATCGATACACTTTGTTTACTGTGAGAAATAATCTCAAACTAAAGGGCTAGAACATGCAGCATTTTTTGAggagatacagtgcctttggaaagtattcaggcccctagactttgtccacattttgttacgttacagccttattctaaaatggattaaatacaaaaatcctctcaacacacactaccccataatgacaatgtgaaaacaggcttatttacataagtattcagacactttgctatgagactctcaattgagatcaggtgcatcctgtttccattgatcatgcttcagatgtttctacaacttgattggagtccacctgtggtacattcaattgattggacatgatttggaaaggcacacacttgtctatatgaggtcccacatttgacagtgcatgtcagaggaaaaaccaagccatgaggtcgaaggaattgtctgtagagctccgagacaggattgtgtcgaggcaaagagctggggaagggtactaaaaaatgtctgccgcattgaaggtccccaagaacacagtggcctccattcttaaatggaagaagtatggaatcaccaaaactcttcctagagctggcctcctggccaaactgagcaatcgggggaaacgggccttggtcagggaggtgaccaagaacccgatagtgaCTGtgatagagttcctctgtggagatgggagaaccttcccgaaggacaaccatctctgcagcactccaccaatcaggcctttatggtagaatggccagacataagccactcttcagtaaaaggcacatgagagccctcttggagtttgccaaaaggcacctaaagactctcaaagcatgagaaacaagattctttggtctgatgaaaccaagattgaactcttctgcctgaatgccaagtgtcatctttggaggaaacctggcaccatccctactgtgaagcatggggtcagcatcatgctgtggggatgtttttcagcggcagggactgggagactagtcaggatcgagggaaagatgaacgaagcaaagtacagagagatccttgatgaaaatctgctccagaacgctcaggacctcagactggggagaaggttcactttccaacaggacatcgaccttaagcacacagctaaaacaacgcaggagtggctttgggacaagtctctgaatgtccttgagtggcccggacttgaacctgatcaaacatctctggagagacctgaaaatagctgtacagcgacgttccccatccaacctgacagaggttgagaggatctgcatggaagaatggtaaaaactctccaaatacaggtgtgccaagcttgtatcgtcatatccaagatttgaggctgtaatctctgccaagggtgcttcagcaaagtacttatgtaaatgtgatattgccATTcttttgtttttatacatttgcaaaaatgtctgaaaacgtgtttttgctttgtcattatggagtattgtttgtagattgagggggggaaattatttaatcaattttagagtaaggctgtaacgtaacaaaatgtggataaagtcaaggggtctgaatactttccaaatgcactgtacgcACATAAGCATTAAACAATATTTAACTTCTCAATTTATTTCAAAATGTTTAAGGTTTCATTTCTCATGACACTTACAAAAACATGTCATAGGCGAGGTTGTCTCATCAAACCGGCTTCAGTGTAACAATGTCCATGCACCTTATATGCCTAAAATTGACAGTTTGTGAACAGGTCTTGTTAAATAAAGAGGCTTCTTGAACACCTCCAACTGCCAGAGTAGGCTATGGACTCATGTTTTGTCCATCAGACACCCAGTAAAATATATGGTTTACTGGATTTTTCAGGATTCTTATTCGAATAATATGAAACCACTTCCTTTGGGGCATTTGGTATTGAAAGCTCTGCCTATGACAGTACATGGGACCATTACACTTTCATTaaaatacctacagttgaagttggaagtttacatacaccttagccaaatatatttaaactcagtttttcacagttcctgatatttaatcttagtaaaaagtccttgtcttaggtcagttaggatcaccactttattttaagaatgtgaaatgtcagaataatagagagaatgatttatttcagcttttgtttctttcatcacattcccagtgggtcagaagtttacatacattcaattagtatttgatagcattgcctttaaattgtttaacttgggtcaaatgtttcgggtagccttccacaagcttcccacaataagttgggtgaattttgtcccattcctctggacagagctggtgtaactgagtcaggtttgtaggcctccttacacgcacacactttttcagttctgcctacaaatgttctataggattgaggtcagggctt
This genomic window from Oncorhynchus clarkii lewisi isolate Uvic-CL-2024 chromosome 32, UVic_Ocla_1.0, whole genome shotgun sequence contains:
- the LOC139392458 gene encoding protein AF1q-like translates to MLVKSNSEYDSFLYWRQPISAPDLSELEDLGVTNSKPTKKSKKATKKQNAALAKPRKQQEAQEAELSEYTTFNYWREPIPSIDLLDFNLLL